In Candidatus Zixiibacteriota bacterium, the genomic stretch CAGCTGTTTCAGAGACTACCTATACAAGTTTATATGATGATAAGCTATACTTCACCACAGTCCTTAAAGCCGGCGAGGGGCGGTTGTTTAAGATACAAACTTTAGGCAATCCAAGAAGCTTAACGGATTATGATGTGTGTCAGGGCGAATACCATTATAATAGTACTGTCACAATATCCAGTTCGGATACGATTAGTTTTAAATGCCCTTCAATTTTAACTTTCCCTCAACACGACACGCTAATCATCAATGGCGGATTGTTTACCACCGGTTGCGATACAGGTGATAGTCTTGGCTTAGTTGCTTTTGCTGCTGAAACCACAACTGTATCTTGGAAAGGACTTCTATTTTCGGGTTCATCAGCTGTTGGTGAATTGCATTACTGCCGGATTGATGATGTTGATACATTAGGATACAATATTACAATTGATGATAGTGCTTATGTTGATATTCGGAATTCAACTATAAAGGGCACTAAATCAGGTATTAAAATTTCAAGCTCGGGTAAACTAAAGACGGAAAATTGCATATTTCAGGATGGAAAAAGTGGGATATATAATTCTTCTGGAGATTCATTATGGGTTTCAGATTGTGAGTTCTCTGATTATGTAGAAGCTGGACTTAAATCTGAAAATGGTTTTGTTGAAGTTTCCAATTGTGACTTTGTAGATATTGAAACATATGGTATGGAAATTTCAGACACAAGATTATCAGCATCATACTGTAATTTTGATTCAATAGAAAATTACGGCATTTATACCGATAGTAGCAAATCTGTGATTGATAATTGTGATTTTACCTGGTGTGAAGATTATGCTATTTATATAGATGGTCATCTTTCCGGTTCTAATGATTCAAATGAAATAACTAATTGCAGCCTTCAAACAGCTGAGGATTCAGTCTTAACTGGTTCGCAATATGGGATTCGAGTAGATGATAATAATAGTATTCGAATCTCTGATAATCAGATTAAGAATTATGAGCAAGGCGATATTAAGCTTAGCAATTCGAACGCTGATGTTATTGGTGATTCAATTGTCAATTGTACAAATTACGGAATTTACGCTTATAATTCCGATGCTGATATTAAGGATTGCATAATAGATACAGTGAATACAGGAATCTATTGCAATGGTGTGCACCGATTCAGGATAAAAACCATAACGATTATAATAACTTTCGATATGATCCTTCAGATAACATGATTCGTTGTAATTGTCCCAGCTGATCCGATCTACAAAACTGAAACCATCAATAAGGCTAACCGATATCTTAGCGCCAAACTCAACATTAGCTTTGGCAGCCTTTGATTTCCTCACAATTGGCGGAAATGGGCACAAATCAGGCACAAAAAAATCCCGAAAATCGGGATATGTCTGCAGGGTTATTAGTAGCGGCGCAGGGATTTGAACCCCGGACACGAGGATTATGATTCCTCGGACAGAGTTTTAGCTAACCCATTGACAAACAGGCTATTACATTAACCCTCAAGGAATTAGCCTGATTTTGACCTACACTTTTCGACACCAGAAAACACCAGAGATATACCGGTGAGTGTTGTCGTATTGTTGACGCGGGAAATAGCGGCAGTGATTGCAGCGCAAATTAATACCGGGCCATCTCGATGATGACCCGGTTAGCTAATCCCCCCTTTAACCGATGAATCTTGTGGTTGGCGAGCCCCCCTGCGCCAACACGTAAAGCTTGCTTATTTCAAGAGCAGCATCTTCTTGGTTTCGGTGAATTCGCCGGCTTTAAGCTTGTAGAAATACATGCCGGATGGTTTGCTGTTTGCATTCCAGATTGCTTGATGGTAGCCGGCTGGCTGTTGTTTGTTAACAAGCGTTTCGACTTGCCGACCGAGGATGTCATAGATATCGATATTCACATGCGATTGTTTGGGTAGGTCGTAGGCGATGGTGGTGGTGGGGTTGAAGGGGTTGGGGTAGTTTTGGGAAAGGGAGAAGTCTTTGGAAATGTTGGTAGCGATATCATCAATACCTCCTCCAATTTCTGTGCCAGTGACCAAGACATGGTCAACATATACACCCTCAAAATTGTGGATACTGTAATCACTGACCATTCTAAATCCAACGTTAAATTGGTTCCCATTTATATGGTTTTCCATATTGTAGTGCACAAATGTGTGACAATCTGGCCATTCTGAATTCATACCATTTGTAACCACATCCGCATTAAAGTGCCACCACGTTCCGTCAGCCTTTCTGTATATTCCATAAGCATAATCATAGTCACCACCCGTCTCTAAATCCCATTTAATCTGGTAAGACCAAGTTATATTTTCATATCCGGTTACATCAATCCAATTCGAGGTTACCATCCATGCGTTCATATCATCTTCATAGTCGGTACATCCGATTTCTCCGTTGTCAGCGCACCAAATATGTTGTGACCCTTGGCATGGGTCTCCACATTGTACATCATCCCAATAGTCTTCGCCGCTTTCAGGATTAGCATCCCAGGCTTGCCAAGTGTTTCCAGGGAAATCACCCTCGAAATTATCTTGGAAAAGGATATCTGGACCTGGAGAATCTCCAATAATCACCATATCGTCGACCTTCCAATACCAATCGTAAGTTCCATGATATATAAATGCAATGTGTATACTCGAATTACCGTCCGCCGAATTAGGAAGTGGAACGGTTTTGGGAGTCCAATCATGGTCGTCTTCTTCGCTATCCCATCTAGCTATTGTAGTAAACGTTGGGTAAGACTCTTCCGTGGCGTATAACAGTTTGCAGTATTCGTCCCCATCATAATAGACATACTTAGACCAAAATCTAACAGCTATATTTTCAAAATTTGAACAGTTAACACCTGATGTCATATAAAGCCATTCCTTAATATCTGTACCTTGCCCGGCCTCGTCACTATTGCACCAAGCCCAATTGTTATTGTCTTCTTCTCGCCAAGGCCATAAATCTGGTCCTTCACTATAAGTTGCCCATCCTGAGGGCGGTACAGTGTTAAAGTTTTGTGAATAAATATCTTCTAACGCGATCGGATTGATCGGGGGGCCAGCCGGTTGTGCACCAACAAGAGTAATTTGCTCTCCAGGTTTTAAGGTTGATAAATCCGTAAAACCGTTTGATAAATAATGCTTAGCTTTTCCTATATCGGAATGCCTCTTGACCGTCTTATCCTCTACTTTCCCTTCGGTAACTGTCTTTTGAATTGGCTTATCCCTAATTTTATCGGGAGGGATTTTGAAAGACGTTTGAGCCATTTGTTTGTCGCCAGCCCCTTGTTTTTTAATCTGTTGATTTTTATGAAATTGCCCGGTTTCGCCTTTGGGGAATTGACTAATGTCATAAACCAAAATATCTTGTTCTTCTACTTCATCAGCAAAGCTAATTCCGGGAACTACAATAGTTGCGATGAAAAACAACATTGCGATTAGTAATAAATTTCTCATCCTCGTCTCCTCTTCTTAAGTTAATCTCCTCAAGTTTCAGCGCTTACAGCACCGAAACCCTGTTTTTGTTATCATCTATAAAGGAGATAGTTACTAAAGATGGGATTTGTAGAAAAAATGTTTATTTTTTTTCGGAAGCTCGCAATTCAGCTTCTGTTACCCAGCCAGAATCCGTCCAGTAGGTAACTCTGTTTTGCAAATCGTTGAGATATGTTGACCAATCAACAAGTGGAAGCTTGCCTTCCGCAACCAATGCATTACGAG encodes the following:
- a CDS encoding T9SS type A sorting domain-containing protein — translated: MRNLLLIAMLFFIATIVVPGISFADEVEEQDILVYDISQFPKGETGQFHKNQQIKKQGAGDKQMAQTSFKIPPDKIRDKPIQKTVTEGKVEDKTVKRHSDIGKAKHYLSNGFTDLSTLKPGEQITLVGAQPAGPPINPIALEDIYSQNFNTVPPSGWATYSEGPDLWPWREEDNNNWAWCNSDEAGQGTDIKEWLYMTSGVNCSNFENIAVRFWSKYVYYDGDEYCKLLYATEESYPTFTTIARWDSEEDDHDWTPKTVPLPNSADGNSSIHIAFIYHGTYDWYWKVDDMVIIGDSPGPDILFQDNFEGDFPGNTWQAWDANPESGEDYWDDVQCGDPCQGSQHIWCADNGEIGCTDYEDDMNAWMVTSNWIDVTGYENITWSYQIKWDLETGGDYDYAYGIYRKADGTWWHFNADVVTNGMNSEWPDCHTFVHYNMENHINGNQFNVGFRMVSDYSIHNFEGVYVDHVLVTGTEIGGGIDDIATNISKDFSLSQNYPNPFNPTTTIAYDLPKQSHVNIDIYDILGRQVETLVNKQQPAGYHQAIWNANSKPSGMYFYKLKAGEFTETKKMLLLK
- a CDS encoding right-handed parallel beta-helix repeat-containing protein, with protein sequence AVSETTYTSLYDDKLYFTTVLKAGEGRLFKIQTLGNPRSLTDYDVCQGEYHYNSTVTISSSDTISFKCPSILTFPQHDTLIINGGLFTTGCDTGDSLGLVAFAAETTTVSWKGLLFSGSSAVGELHYCRIDDVDTLGYNITIDDSAYVDIRNSTIKGTKSGIKISSSGKLKTENCIFQDGKSGIYNSSGDSLWVSDCEFSDYVEAGLKSENGFVEVSNCDFVDIETYGMEISDTRLSASYCNFDSIENYGIYTDSSKSVIDNCDFTWCEDYAIYIDGHLSGSNDSNEITNCSLQTAEDSVLTGSQYGIRVDDNNSIRISDNQIKNYEQGDIKLSNSNADVIGDSIVNCTNYGIYAYNSDADIKDCIIDTVNTGIYCNGVHRFRIKTITIIITFDMILQIT